In Vulpes lagopus strain Blue_001 chromosome 1, ASM1834538v1, whole genome shotgun sequence, a genomic segment contains:
- the RD3 gene encoding protein RD3: protein MALIPWLRWNEAPPRLSPRRPAEMVLETLMMELAGQMREAERQQWERSNALRKVCTGVDYSWLASAPRPTYDLSPGERLQLEDVCAKIHPSYCGPAILRFRQLLAEREPEVHEVSRLFRSVLQEVLERAQRDAAARPRPRPWGLRPRRAPALDPRGPGARVSPLGGHIRTVSEDVERDAPPLRTWSLPEFRAPQGGGPAS from the exons ATGGCCCTCATCCCCTGGCTTCGCTGGAATGAAGCCCCCCCGCGGCTGTCCCCCCGGAGGCCGGCTGAGATGGTGCTGGAGACGCTCATGATGGAGCTGGCGGGGCAGATGCGGGAGGCCGAGAGGCAGCAATGGGAGCGCAGCAACGCGCTCAGGAAGGTCTGCACCGGCGTGGACTACAGCTGGCTGGCCAGCGCGCCGCGGCCCACCTACGACCTCAGCCCTGGCGAGCGGCTGCAGCTAGAGGACGTCTGTGCCAAGATCCACCCATCCTACTGCGGGCCCGCCATCCTCAG GTTCCGGCAGCTGCTGGCCGAGCGCGAGCCCGAGGTGCACGAGGTGTCGCGGCTCTTCCGCTCGGTGCTGCAGGAGGTCCTGGAGCGCGCGCAGCGCgacgccgccgcccggccccgcccccgcccctggggcctgcgcccccgccgcgcccccgcgctGGACCCCCGCGGGCCCGGCGCGCGCGTCTCGCCCCTCGGCGGCCACATCCGCACCGTCTCCGAGGACGTGGAGCGCGACGCGCCGCCGCTGCGCACCTGGAGCCTGCCCGAGTTCCGGGCGCCGCAGGGGGGCGGCCCCGCCAGCTGA